A genomic stretch from Streptomyces venezuelae ATCC 10712 includes:
- a CDS encoding MFS transporter, protein MPELIHDPGRPGPAQAPSTRVQGRWRQLSLLGGAMLVDNTEAGMIGGLFPVIRQALGLSLGALGVLTAAGRLVGVITTPLWVWAAHRWSRKTVLVVCAGLWGVWGVAAGFAQNFTQLLLFSTLLAAGYAGAHPIITTLVGDLFDSSSRGRAVGMLFGATALASSVFAALKGQLAGVDDGWRWGLWAIGAFSILFGLVMWRFLRDPGSGAAETQLADLDPADREAAASTFVTRRQVVSLVKIPTFVVLLVSRLLSGHLLVFSFAVVFLVEAYGFTTQVASVVLMPIGLGYFAGTLLGGLTADWAARISPRHGLPAVLQTAQILFAVLAFFGTQFDYGGIGPYALFFGLMGIAQGVNPGINRPMIMAIVPPELRPAAFTLYISVFEAIAWALFGLGAGFLGDSIGLRPVFLWVLVILMLANGAFLTLLHRTYARDAARMQSELDQRREQALS, encoded by the coding sequence ATGCCCGAGCTTATCCACGATCCCGGCAGACCCGGACCCGCCCAGGCCCCCTCCACGCGCGTCCAGGGCCGGTGGCGGCAGCTGTCCCTCCTGGGCGGCGCGATGCTCGTCGACAACACCGAGGCCGGCATGATCGGCGGCCTGTTCCCCGTCATCCGCCAGGCCCTCGGACTCTCCCTCGGAGCCCTCGGGGTCCTGACCGCCGCGGGCAGACTCGTCGGCGTGATCACCACACCCCTGTGGGTGTGGGCCGCGCACCGCTGGTCGCGCAAGACCGTGCTCGTCGTGTGCGCGGGCCTGTGGGGCGTGTGGGGCGTGGCCGCCGGCTTCGCCCAGAACTTCACCCAGCTCCTGCTCTTCTCCACCCTCCTCGCCGCCGGCTACGCCGGCGCCCACCCGATCATCACCACGCTCGTCGGTGACCTCTTCGACAGCTCGTCGCGAGGCCGCGCCGTGGGCATGCTGTTCGGGGCGACCGCGTTGGCGTCCTCCGTGTTCGCCGCGCTCAAGGGGCAGCTGGCGGGCGTGGACGACGGCTGGCGATGGGGATTGTGGGCGATCGGCGCGTTCAGCATCCTGTTCGGCCTGGTGATGTGGCGGTTCCTGCGTGACCCGGGCAGCGGGGCCGCCGAGACCCAGCTCGCGGACCTCGACCCCGCCGATCGCGAGGCCGCCGCCAGCACGTTCGTCACCCGACGCCAGGTCGTCTCGCTGGTGAAGATCCCCACCTTTGTGGTCCTGCTGGTCTCCCGGCTGCTCTCGGGCCACCTGTTGGTGTTCTCCTTCGCCGTGGTCTTCCTCGTCGAGGCGTACGGCTTCACCACCCAGGTCGCGTCGGTCGTGCTGATGCCCATCGGCCTTGGCTACTTCGCCGGGACGCTCCTCGGCGGTCTCACCGCCGACTGGGCCGCTCGGATCAGCCCTCGCCACGGCCTGCCCGCCGTCCTGCAGACGGCCCAGATCCTCTTCGCCGTCCTCGCCTTCTTCGGTACCCAGTTCGACTACGGAGGCATCGGCCCGTACGCGCTGTTCTTCGGCCTCATGGGCATCGCGCAGGGCGTCAACCCCGGCATCAACCGCCCGATGATCATGGCGATCGTCCCGCCCGAGCTGCGGCCCGCCGCCTTCACCCTTTACATCTCCGTCTTCGAGGCCATCGCCTGGGCCCTGTTCGGCCTCGGCGCCGGCTTCCTCGGCGACTCGATCGGCCTGCGCCCCGTCTTCCTGTGGGTCCTGGTCATCCTGATGCTCGCCAACGGAGCGTTCCTGACCCTGCTGCACCGCACCTACGCCCGTGACGCCGCCCGTATGCAGTCCGAGCTCGACCAGCGGCGCGAGCAGGCCCTCTCATGA
- a CDS encoding cellulose binding domain-containing protein: MRNGPGSRKLRIRIAFAAATVIGLSAAALTALPAAAADESIAIRYRQGGAGGDQAAPWFTVVNTGATSVPLSQVKVRYYFKADPGASYRYACDWAVRGCTQVTGTFGTLANPTATADRYLEVGFTPGAGSLAPGADTGDVQLRFHRSDWQSLDQSDDYSFGPAQTTYGDWAKVTATIEGVQVWGTAPAGNEPTPTPPATQTGPTPTTPTTTDPLPTGPTTPSPDRGVLFDDFDYARHSDPALAAHGWTIRSGGGGPGVTGATWAPENVTFAKQGANSIMTLRTSTAGSAASTRQAEVHTGVRKFKNGTYAARVRLADTPTSGPDGDHLVQSFFTINDLTAPMADDYAEYDFEYLPNGGWGEPANVLYTTSWETFRPDPWEAVNQHTEARTSQAGWHDLVLTIDDTALVYYLDGKEFARHDARYLPERPMSIHFNQWLIDLTGQISTAPRAYEEQVDYVLHVKDQVLTPAQVAAKVTAYRTTGTAFEDSVPAS, encoded by the coding sequence ATGCGCAACGGACCAGGCAGCCGCAAGCTGCGGATACGCATCGCCTTCGCCGCCGCCACCGTCATCGGGCTCAGCGCCGCGGCGTTGACCGCCCTCCCCGCGGCCGCCGCGGACGAGAGCATCGCGATCCGGTACCGGCAGGGCGGCGCGGGCGGTGACCAGGCAGCGCCGTGGTTCACGGTGGTCAACACCGGGGCGACGAGCGTCCCGTTGAGCCAGGTCAAGGTGCGCTACTACTTCAAGGCCGACCCCGGCGCCTCGTACCGCTATGCGTGCGACTGGGCCGTGAGGGGCTGTACGCAGGTGACGGGCACGTTCGGCACGCTGGCCAACCCCACCGCCACAGCGGACCGGTACCTGGAAGTGGGGTTCACACCGGGGGCGGGCTCCCTCGCACCGGGGGCCGACACAGGGGACGTACAGCTGCGCTTCCACCGCTCCGACTGGCAGTCGCTCGACCAGTCCGACGACTACTCGTTCGGACCGGCCCAGACCACGTACGGAGACTGGGCCAAGGTCACCGCCACCATCGAGGGCGTTCAGGTCTGGGGCACCGCCCCGGCCGGCAACGAGCCCACCCCGACCCCACCCGCGACCCAGACCGGCCCCACTCCCACCACTCCGACGACTACCGATCCGCTCCCCACCGGACCGACCACGCCCTCTCCCGACCGAGGCGTCCTCTTCGACGACTTCGACTACGCCCGTCACAGCGATCCGGCGCTCGCCGCACACGGATGGACCATCCGCTCCGGCGGCGGCGGCCCCGGAGTCACCGGAGCGACCTGGGCGCCCGAGAACGTGACCTTCGCCAAACAAGGCGCGAACTCCATCATGACGCTGCGGACATCGACCGCGGGATCCGCAGCCTCGACCCGACAGGCCGAAGTCCACACCGGCGTGAGGAAGTTCAAGAACGGCACCTACGCCGCCCGGGTGCGCCTCGCCGACACCCCTACGAGCGGCCCGGACGGCGACCACCTGGTCCAGAGCTTCTTCACCATCAACGACCTCACCGCACCGATGGCGGACGACTACGCCGAGTACGACTTCGAGTACCTGCCCAACGGCGGCTGGGGCGAGCCGGCGAACGTGCTCTACACCACCTCGTGGGAGACCTTCCGCCCCGACCCCTGGGAGGCCGTCAACCAGCACACGGAAGCCCGCACGAGCCAGGCCGGCTGGCACGACCTCGTCCTCACCATCGACGACACGGCGCTCGTCTACTACCTCGACGGCAAGGAGTTCGCCCGGCACGACGCCCGCTACCTTCCCGAGCGACCCATGTCGATCCACTTCAACCAGTGGCTGATCGACCTCACCGGCCAGATCTCCACAGCGCCCCGCGCCTACGAGGAGCAGGTCGACTACGTCCTCCACGTGAAGGACCAGGTCCTCACCCCCGCCCAAGTGGCGGCGAAGGTCACCGCGTACCGCACGACCGGGACGGCCTTCGAGGACTCCGTACCCGCCTCCTGA
- a CDS encoding esterase-like activity of phytase family protein: MSVSLMRRACAATLLVTATLVPAAAAAPQPGALAPESKRAVQARLLGEKTVPHKLDFQGTTVGGLSGIDRDRCTGEYVLLSDDRSFLQPARFYTAKLDVDAGGVHAVDFTSTRPLRRPDGSPYPSPALGDGKAIDPEEIRVDPRDCRYWWGQEGDRPAVDGPPVIQPSIEISEPDGTHHARLRLPENYLITADRGPRRNQAVEALTFGARGTVVTSAIEGPLLQDGPVPDLTHGALVRVTRQSRGGRVLGQYAYPIEKIFAESDPTSPWGPDTGVPSLLAFPNDPERYLVLERTWVAGSGYKIRLYDTTTRGATDVRAVDSLAGRPVVPMRKRLVADFHSLGLSTVDNTEGMTWGPTLPSGERSLILVSDDNFDKDAVTQFVALALR; the protein is encoded by the coding sequence ATGAGTGTCTCCCTGATGCGCCGCGCCTGTGCCGCGACCCTGCTCGTCACCGCCACCCTCGTCCCCGCCGCTGCCGCCGCGCCCCAACCCGGCGCGCTCGCACCGGAGTCGAAGCGCGCGGTGCAGGCCCGCCTGCTCGGCGAGAAGACCGTCCCGCACAAACTCGACTTCCAGGGGACCACCGTCGGCGGCCTCTCCGGCATCGACCGCGACCGGTGCACCGGCGAGTACGTCCTCCTCAGCGACGACCGCTCCTTCCTCCAGCCCGCGCGCTTCTACACCGCGAAGCTCGACGTCGACGCCGGCGGCGTCCACGCCGTCGACTTCACCTCGACCCGCCCCCTCCGCCGGCCGGACGGCTCCCCGTACCCGTCCCCGGCCCTCGGCGACGGCAAGGCGATCGATCCGGAGGAGATCCGTGTCGACCCGCGCGACTGCCGCTACTGGTGGGGGCAGGAGGGCGACCGGCCCGCCGTCGACGGCCCGCCCGTGATCCAGCCGTCCATCGAGATCTCCGAGCCCGACGGCACCCACCACGCTCGTCTGCGGCTGCCGGAGAACTACCTGATCACCGCCGACCGCGGGCCGCGCCGGAACCAGGCCGTCGAAGCCCTCACCTTCGGCGCCCGGGGCACCGTCGTGACCAGCGCGATCGAGGGCCCGCTCCTCCAGGACGGCCCGGTCCCGGACCTGACGCACGGCGCGCTCGTCCGCGTCACCCGGCAGAGCCGGGGCGGCCGGGTGCTCGGCCAGTACGCCTACCCCATCGAGAAGATCTTCGCCGAGTCCGACCCGACCAGCCCGTGGGGCCCCGACACCGGCGTACCGTCCCTGCTGGCCTTCCCCAACGACCCCGAGCGCTACCTCGTGCTCGAGCGCACCTGGGTCGCCGGCTCCGGCTACAAGATCCGCCTGTACGACACCACCACGCGGGGCGCCACGGACGTACGGGCCGTCGACTCCCTGGCCGGACGGCCGGTCGTGCCGATGCGGAAGAGGCTCGTCGCCGACTTCCACTCCCTCGGCCTGTCCACCGTCGACAACACCGAAGGCATGACCTGGGGTCCCACCCTGCCGTCGGGCGAGCGGTCGCTGATCCTCGTCAGCGACGACAACTTCGACAAGGACGCGGTCACTCAGTTCGTCGCGCTCGCCCTTCGTTGA
- a CDS encoding NUDIX domain-containing protein translates to MTSIPGVDTPDHRGRIGLHLSGRDLDRNPDVRIRDVELTSQGWHVLRRTTFDYRRRDGRWETQQRETYDRGNGAVVLPYDTERSRVLLTRQFRYPAYVNGHPDGMLIEAAAGLLDAQDPHTAIRRESAEELGIRLGPLTHVLDAYMSPGSVTERLHFFAAPYTPADRTGTGGGLEEEGEDIEVLELPFAEALAMTRSGRIADGKTILLLQWAALCGPFVRQQNV, encoded by the coding sequence GTGACGAGCATCCCGGGTGTCGACACCCCCGATCACCGCGGACGCATCGGTCTCCACCTCTCCGGACGCGACCTCGACCGCAACCCCGACGTCCGGATACGCGACGTCGAACTCACCTCCCAGGGCTGGCACGTCCTGCGCCGCACCACCTTCGACTACCGGCGCCGCGACGGACGGTGGGAGACCCAGCAGCGCGAGACCTACGACCGCGGCAACGGCGCCGTCGTCCTGCCCTACGACACCGAACGCAGCCGCGTCCTGCTCACCCGCCAGTTCCGCTACCCCGCCTACGTGAACGGCCACCCCGACGGCATGCTCATCGAGGCGGCAGCCGGACTGCTCGACGCGCAAGACCCGCACACCGCGATCCGCCGCGAGAGCGCCGAAGAACTCGGCATCAGACTCGGGCCGCTCACCCACGTGCTCGACGCCTACATGAGCCCCGGCTCCGTCACCGAGCGCCTCCACTTCTTCGCCGCCCCCTACACCCCGGCCGACCGGACCGGCACCGGCGGAGGACTCGAAGAAGAGGGCGAGGACATCGAAGTCCTCGAACTTCCTTTTGCCGAGGCCCTCGCCATGACCCGCAGCGGACGCATCGCAGACGGCAAGACCATCCTGCTCCTGCAATGGGCAGCCCTGTGCGGGCCCTTCGTCCGACAGCAGAAC
- a CDS encoding sulfatase: MKAIMVMFDSLNRRMLPPYGSDWTHAPNFARLAERAVTYDNAYAGSLPCMPARRELHTGRYNFLHRSWGPLEPFDDSMPELLTQNGVYTHLASDHPHYWEDGGATYHGRYNTWEFFRGQEGDPWKGHVADPEMPEGLKRMRTPAYRQDWINRSYMATEDRHPQTLTFDAGLEFVRTNKDTDRWFVQIETFDPHEPFFSHQRYKDLYPHEYDGPHFDWPDYKRVTETDDQVGHARYEYAALLSMCDRSLGRVLDTMDELELWGDTLLIVNTDHGFLLGEKGWWAKWVQPWYNELVHLPLFTWDPRYPGAAGERRAALVQTIDLAPTLLDFFGVERPADMQGSPLPVAEDTPVREAGLFGAHGGHVNVTDGRYVYMRAPVSSDNTPLCEHTLMPTHMRGMFSPAELAGAELAGPFAFTKGAPVLRTRGRALLNPYLHGTLLFDLATDPEQLTPLVDDEIELRMAGLLVEAMRANEAPPSQYERLGLPADGPVTDEHLLVRAQREQAERAAEPLPRPEEFPVGRVSLRTPMRTLMSDPVTSVVLRRHLPALFDSELLQLLGPMPLIDVAAVAAGSMSRDALTAVARELAAL, from the coding sequence ATGAAGGCCATCATGGTCATGTTCGACAGCCTCAACCGGCGCATGCTGCCGCCCTACGGCTCCGACTGGACGCACGCGCCGAACTTCGCCCGCCTCGCCGAACGGGCGGTCACGTACGACAACGCGTACGCGGGTTCGCTGCCGTGCATGCCGGCCCGCCGTGAACTGCACACCGGCCGGTACAACTTCCTGCACCGCAGCTGGGGCCCCTTGGAGCCGTTCGACGACTCCATGCCCGAACTGCTCACCCAGAACGGCGTCTACACCCATCTCGCGAGCGACCATCCGCACTACTGGGAGGACGGCGGCGCCACCTACCACGGCCGGTACAACACCTGGGAGTTCTTCCGCGGGCAGGAGGGCGACCCGTGGAAGGGACACGTCGCGGACCCCGAGATGCCCGAGGGTCTGAAGCGGATGCGCACCCCCGCGTACCGGCAGGACTGGATCAACCGCTCCTACATGGCGACGGAGGACCGGCATCCGCAGACGCTGACCTTCGACGCCGGCCTGGAGTTCGTCCGTACGAACAAGGACACGGACCGCTGGTTCGTGCAGATCGAGACCTTCGACCCGCACGAGCCGTTCTTCTCCCACCAGCGGTACAAGGACCTCTACCCGCACGAGTACGACGGGCCGCACTTCGACTGGCCCGACTACAAGCGGGTGACCGAGACCGATGACCAGGTGGGGCACGCCCGGTACGAATACGCGGCGCTGCTGTCCATGTGCGACCGCTCTCTCGGCCGCGTCCTGGACACCATGGACGAGTTGGAGCTGTGGGGCGACACCCTGCTCATCGTCAACACCGACCACGGGTTCCTGCTCGGTGAGAAGGGCTGGTGGGCCAAGTGGGTCCAGCCCTGGTACAACGAACTCGTCCATCTCCCCCTGTTCACGTGGGATCCGCGGTATCCGGGGGCGGCGGGCGAGCGGCGGGCGGCGCTCGTGCAGACGATCGACCTGGCGCCGACGCTGCTGGACTTCTTCGGCGTGGAGCGCCCGGCCGATATGCAGGGCTCCCCGCTGCCCGTCGCCGAGGACACCCCTGTACGTGAGGCGGGGTTGTTCGGGGCGCACGGCGGGCACGTCAACGTCACCGACGGCCGATACGTGTACATGCGGGCGCCCGTCTCGTCCGACAACACACCTCTGTGCGAGCACACGCTCATGCCCACCCACATGCGGGGGATGTTCAGCCCGGCAGAGCTCGCCGGCGCGGAGCTGGCTGGGCCGTTCGCCTTCACCAAGGGCGCCCCCGTGCTGCGGACCCGCGGGCGGGCTCTGCTCAACCCGTACCTGCACGGAACACTTCTGTTCGATCTGGCAACCGATCCCGAACAGCTGACCCCGCTGGTCGACGACGAGATCGAACTGAGGATGGCGGGCCTGCTGGTGGAGGCGATGCGGGCGAACGAGGCGCCGCCGAGCCAGTACGAGCGGCTCGGGCTGCCGGCCGACGGGCCGGTCACCGACGAGCACCTGCTCGTACGCGCGCAGCGGGAGCAGGCCGAGCGGGCAGCGGAGCCGCTGCCACGCCCGGAGGAGTTCCCGGTCGGGCGGGTGTCACTGCGGACACCGATGCGGACGCTGATGTCCGACCCGGTCACCTCCGTCGTCCTGCGCCGACACCTGCCCGCTCTGTTCGACTCCGAACTCCTCCAACTGCTCGGACCGATGCCGCTGATCGACGTCGCCGCGGTGGCCGCCGGTTCCATGTCCCGCGACGCCCTGACGGCGGTCGCCCGAGAACTCGCCGCGCTCTGA
- a CDS encoding PadR family transcriptional regulator has product MKFEYVLLALIGGRPRSGFDLGRWVEVEGQFLRSRAHHSQIYRLLGRMTADGWVAFDVDPREGRPDAKVYRLTPLGRDVLWEWVRSPYEPTSRFQDPDFLARFAFTAPLDRQAALRLVDGELDYRRAQIARNRDRDRTLRFEDPLPEMDQEFAQEVFDELHAYGASAVDTWVAWLEGMRHRLEQPPMPETERGSSSA; this is encoded by the coding sequence GTGAAGTTCGAGTACGTGCTGCTTGCGTTGATCGGGGGACGCCCCCGGAGCGGCTTCGATCTGGGCCGTTGGGTGGAGGTAGAGGGCCAGTTCCTGCGGTCGCGGGCCCATCACAGCCAGATCTACCGGCTGCTGGGACGGATGACGGCTGACGGCTGGGTGGCGTTCGATGTGGATCCGCGCGAGGGGCGTCCCGACGCGAAGGTCTACCGGCTCACCCCGCTCGGCCGGGACGTGCTGTGGGAATGGGTGCGCTCGCCGTACGAGCCGACCAGCCGGTTCCAGGACCCTGACTTCCTGGCCCGGTTCGCCTTCACCGCACCGCTCGACCGGCAGGCCGCGCTCCGGTTGGTAGACGGCGAACTCGACTACCGGCGCGCCCAGATCGCCCGCAACCGAGATCGCGACCGCACGCTGCGTTTCGAGGACCCGCTGCCCGAGATGGACCAGGAGTTCGCCCAGGAGGTCTTCGACGAGCTGCACGCGTACGGCGCGTCCGCGGTCGACACCTGGGTGGCCTGGCTGGAAGGGATGCGACACCGCCTCGAACAGCCCCCGATGCCGGAGACCGAGAGAGGGAGCTCATCCGCATGA
- a CDS encoding formylglycine-generating enzyme family protein, giving the protein MGTDDAEGFRGDGEGPVRTVRLRPFLIDTCAVTNDAFAQYVADTGYVTEAERFGWSYVFAGFLPAALRRGAYRPERTPWWCGVGGAAWNRPEGPGSTLDGRGDHPVVHVSWNDAAAYAAWAGKRLPTEAEWEYAARGGLEQKRYPWGDELDPDGAHHCNIWRGTFPAKNTATDGFRGTAPVDAFEPNGYGLYNTSGNVWEWCADWWTTDHPTHRPLADPTGPATGTAKVIRGGSHLCHRSYCNRYRVAARTANTSDSTSGHAGFRCARSA; this is encoded by the coding sequence ATGGGGACCGACGACGCGGAGGGCTTTCGCGGCGACGGCGAGGGACCCGTCAGGACGGTGCGGCTGAGGCCGTTCCTGATCGACACCTGCGCGGTGACCAACGACGCCTTCGCCCAGTACGTCGCCGACACCGGGTACGTCACCGAGGCCGAGCGTTTCGGCTGGTCCTACGTGTTCGCCGGATTCCTGCCCGCGGCCCTGCGCCGCGGGGCCTACCGCCCGGAGCGGACGCCGTGGTGGTGCGGGGTGGGCGGCGCTGCCTGGAACCGGCCCGAAGGGCCCGGCAGCACCCTGGACGGTCGCGGAGACCACCCCGTCGTCCACGTGTCGTGGAACGACGCCGCGGCCTACGCGGCCTGGGCCGGCAAACGCCTGCCGACCGAAGCCGAGTGGGAGTACGCCGCCCGCGGCGGCCTTGAACAGAAGCGCTACCCCTGGGGCGACGAACTCGACCCGGACGGCGCCCACCACTGCAACATCTGGCGAGGCACCTTCCCGGCCAAGAACACCGCCACCGACGGATTCCGCGGCACCGCTCCGGTCGACGCGTTCGAACCGAACGGATACGGCCTGTACAACACCTCGGGCAACGTGTGGGAGTGGTGCGCCGACTGGTGGACCACCGACCACCCCACTCACCGCCCCTTGGCCGACCCGACCGGACCCGCCACCGGAACCGCCAAGGTCATCCGCGGCGGCTCCCACCTCTGCCACCGCTCGTACTGCAACCGCTACCGCGTCGCCGCCCGCACCGCGAACACCTCCGACAGCACCAGCGGCCACGCCGGATTCCGCTGCGCCCGCAGCGCCTGA
- a CDS encoding MerR family transcriptional regulator, with protein sequence MRAGEAAAAAGVTIKALRYYEECGLLSPGRAANGYRDYTVEDVRLAEEIHSLGALGLTPKETGPFLACLRAGHDAGDHCAESLAAYQQKIDALDLLVTRLTHTREQLISRRDAAARRGFPSAADPSKELDEMLPKADPLPPDLPVPVDDGASAHLPGRTLPALSFHGTDGGDIRLDTVSDGRWVLFLYPLTGDPAADIPEGWNEIPGARGCSQEACSFRDNLDALRAEGVDRVLALSSDRADYQQALVDRLHLPYPMLSDPHLQLADELKLPTFEANGQTLYRRLTLVLRGATIEHVFYPVFPPDTHADQVAQWFRNHHDA encoded by the coding sequence ATGCGTGCAGGTGAGGCGGCTGCGGCCGCCGGCGTGACGATCAAGGCGCTGCGCTACTACGAGGAGTGCGGGCTGCTCAGCCCCGGCCGTGCGGCCAACGGCTACCGCGACTACACCGTGGAAGACGTCCGGCTGGCAGAGGAGATCCACAGCCTCGGAGCGCTCGGTCTCACCCCCAAGGAGACAGGGCCATTTCTCGCCTGTCTTCGTGCGGGACACGATGCGGGCGACCACTGCGCGGAGTCACTGGCTGCCTACCAGCAGAAGATCGACGCACTTGACCTCCTCGTCACCCGGCTGACACACACCCGGGAACAGCTGATCAGCCGCCGGGACGCGGCGGCCCGACGCGGTTTCCCCTCCGCCGCCGACCCTTCGAAGGAGCTCGACGAGATGCTGCCCAAGGCTGACCCCCTGCCCCCCGACCTGCCGGTCCCGGTGGACGACGGCGCCTCCGCCCACCTGCCGGGCCGAACGCTCCCCGCCCTGTCGTTCCACGGCACGGATGGCGGCGACATCCGCCTGGACACGGTCTCCGACGGCCGTTGGGTGCTCTTCCTCTACCCGCTCACCGGAGACCCGGCCGCCGACATCCCTGAGGGGTGGAACGAGATCCCCGGCGCCCGCGGATGCAGCCAGGAAGCGTGCAGCTTCCGCGACAACCTAGACGCCCTCAGGGCGGAAGGCGTCGACCGTGTTCTCGCCCTGTCCTCGGACCGAGCCGACTACCAGCAGGCGCTCGTGGACCGCCTGCACCTGCCCTACCCGATGCTCTCCGACCCCCACCTCCAACTCGCGGACGAGCTGAAGCTCCCGACGTTCGAGGCCAACGGCCAGACGCTTTACCGGCGCCTCACCCTCGTACTGCGCGGCGCCACGATCGAGCACGTCTTCTACCCCGTCTTCCCACCGGACACCCATGCCGACCAGGTCGCGCAGTGGTTCCGAAACCATCACGACGCGTAA
- a CDS encoding SGNH/GDSL hydrolase family protein, protein MRKSRTFGMPRNRVRALAAVLAALTTTALGPTTTDSAHAAPATGVHYVALGDSYSAGGGSSTTYLNDCNQSVNSHPYLYAQLTAPATFDFQACGAAKTTDVLDKQLAPLGDTTTLVSMTIGGNDIGLGTVMATCLFGSDSACLDAIATAETTAHAELPGKLDAVYDAIRTRAPQARVLILGYPRFYDLDVPACLGISATKRTALNKGADVLNGVIRDEVAQHSGFVYEDVADRFAGHQLCDSNPWLHALKWPVGQSFHPNAAGQSGAYLTALQAAAGPERRSPNGAR, encoded by the coding sequence ATGCGCAAGAGCCGTACCTTCGGCATGCCCAGAAACCGCGTCCGTGCCCTCGCCGCCGTCCTCGCCGCACTGACGACCACGGCCCTCGGCCCCACCACGACCGACTCCGCACACGCCGCCCCCGCCACGGGGGTCCACTACGTGGCCCTCGGCGACTCCTACTCCGCGGGCGGCGGCTCCTCGACCACCTACCTCAACGACTGCAACCAGAGCGTCAACTCCCACCCCTACCTCTACGCGCAGCTCACCGCCCCCGCCACCTTCGACTTCCAGGCGTGCGGCGCCGCGAAGACCACCGACGTCCTCGACAAGCAACTGGCTCCGCTGGGCGACACCACCACGCTGGTCAGCATGACCATCGGAGGCAACGACATCGGTCTCGGCACGGTCATGGCCACCTGCCTGTTCGGCAGCGACAGCGCCTGCCTCGACGCCATCGCCACCGCCGAGACCACCGCACACGCCGAACTCCCCGGCAAACTCGACGCCGTCTACGACGCCATCCGCACCCGCGCCCCACAGGCCCGCGTCTTGATCCTCGGCTACCCGAGGTTCTACGACCTCGACGTCCCGGCCTGTCTCGGCATCAGCGCCACCAAGCGCACCGCGCTCAACAAGGGAGCCGACGTCCTCAACGGCGTGATCCGCGACGAGGTCGCTCAGCACAGCGGCTTCGTCTACGAAGACGTCGCCGACCGCTTCGCGGGCCATCAGCTGTGCGACAGCAACCCCTGGCTCCACGCCCTCAAGTGGCCCGTCGGCCAGTCCTTCCACCCCAACGCGGCCGGCCAGTCCGGCGCCTACCTGACCGCGCTCCAGGCCGCTGCCGGACCCGAACGGCGATCCCCGAACGGGGCACGCTGA
- a CDS encoding DeoR/GlpR family DNA-binding transcription regulator produces MLAAERREHLLDLLARTGKVVAKDVAAELGISEDSVRRDLRDLAAEGLCQRVYGGALPASPAAVDYDARQAVAPDGKRKVASVAAALVRPGGSVILDGGTTALAVARALPKDLACTVITHSPTIATALIGHPRAELFLIGGRVFKHSAVACGAAAVEAAQNVSADLCLLGVTGVHPEAGLTTGDAEEAAMKRALSARAADTYILASREKIGTASPYRVLPWEKITGLITDADPRDTVIKQLKTLGVEVLVA; encoded by the coding sequence ATGCTGGCTGCTGAACGACGCGAGCACCTGCTCGATCTGCTCGCCCGCACGGGAAAGGTCGTGGCCAAGGACGTCGCCGCCGAACTGGGCATTTCCGAGGACAGTGTGCGGCGTGACCTTCGCGATCTCGCCGCCGAGGGGTTGTGCCAAAGGGTGTACGGTGGCGCGCTGCCCGCGTCGCCCGCAGCGGTGGACTACGACGCACGGCAGGCGGTGGCCCCGGACGGCAAGCGGAAGGTCGCCTCAGTGGCCGCCGCGCTGGTGCGGCCGGGCGGCTCGGTGATCCTCGACGGCGGCACCACCGCCCTCGCCGTGGCGCGGGCGCTCCCGAAGGACCTCGCCTGCACGGTCATCACCCACAGCCCGACGATCGCCACGGCTCTGATCGGCCACCCGCGGGCGGAGCTCTTCCTCATCGGGGGGCGCGTCTTCAAACACTCGGCGGTCGCCTGCGGCGCCGCCGCGGTCGAGGCCGCGCAGAACGTCTCCGCCGACCTGTGTCTGCTCGGTGTCACCGGCGTCCACCCCGAGGCCGGACTGACCACGGGGGATGCCGAGGAGGCGGCGATGAAGCGTGCCCTGTCCGCGCGGGCAGCGGACACCTACATCCTCGCTTCCCGCGAGAAGATCGGTACGGCCTCGCCGTACCGCGTCCTGCCGTGGGAGAAGATCACCGGGCTGATCACCGACGCCGATCCTCGCGACACGGTCATCAAGCAACTCAAGACACTCGGCGTGGAGGTCCTCGTAGCCTGA